The following coding sequences lie in one Spea bombifrons isolate aSpeBom1 chromosome 5, aSpeBom1.2.pri, whole genome shotgun sequence genomic window:
- the LOC128496766 gene encoding rho GTPase-activating protein 28-like: MNDAALSNNKKQLIFDKSVRKLLRRKTMERERPERREHCDVPEGVIRVYAPLHSKVSMAIQLNSRTKAKDILARFQCENSNGTPDSDRINNQSLYEIGGNIGEHCLDPDTYMLDVYNVNPRAEWILKPKNS; encoded by the exons ATGAATGACGCAGCTTTGAGTAATAACAAAAAGCAGCTAATTTTCGATAAAAGTGTAAGGAAGCTGTTACGGAGGAAGACAATGGAAAGAGAAAGACCTGAAAGACGTGAG CACTGTGATGTACCTGAAGGAGTGATAAGAGTTTACGCTCCATTGCACTCAAAGGTTTCCATGGCGATCCAGCTGAACAGTCGGACGAAAGCCAAAGACATCTTGGCAAGGTTTCAGTGCGAAAACAG TAACGGAACACCAGACAGTGACAGAATAAACAACCAAAGTTTATATGAAATAGGAGGAAATATAG GAGAGCATTGCCTGGATCCAGATACCTATATGTTGGATGTGTACAATGTGAACCCTCGCGCAGAATGGATTTTAAAGCCAAAAAACAGCTGA